A segment of the Necator americanus strain Aroian chromosome IV, whole genome shotgun sequence genome:
atagaagggggtgcgacggatctaCCGGAGACGGATTGGtacgctggcgccagatagctagaAAATGGTGTGAGacaggtcccacggcgtcgaattggtgcgcaataacttcgtgtgcatgacgcaaaagatagatggttgcagccgtttcatagccgtggccactcggcgctttgcttttcacctttttgaCTCCTCcacgtgtctatttccttcttcgttcgcctcaagtttgtagcatgccgttctcagaaagcggaaacatgcatgcaaacggccGCTTAAGTAGTAGCAAggtgtttatgtgatctgacgtggaacgttatgcTTATCactaggatgatgtctttcacgtcattttatcccaaaacatcattctttgataactgtttatagaaaacaggaggaaaacccatatttcgcgtgttacttttaaattttgtgtataatatattgataaggagtgttgaaactgaagttcgaatgttctccgaATGTAGAATTTACgcgtttacaaaaaaaaagactatgaaatctttcgcttttagttataatataaaaaaggaagaaagattgttggagataaaCAAGTCCAATGTCATAGAACTAAtagcactaatattaattttcgttgatcaatgaaggcgagcgaagcaaacaccacagaaagtctgaattccggctttagccggacgttcggACTGGTATATAGTAAACCATTTGCCAGGGTTGTTTTGTTCTATTCCTTGTTTTACGATAAAATCACATCAATCATTGGGCGATAACAACGAAATTCACGTGGTACGGAAACCCCTGCGAAAATCTGAAGTCTGAGTTGTAGATTATTATGTGTGATGTGTCTGATGTGCGATTATTAATATATTCAGAATCAGAAGTACAGAAATTAAAGGagaggaaaagtgaaaaaacagaaaaaaatgacaccCAAAAGCCATTCTTCACTCTTCTTTTGATTAAGATTTATTATTGACAACTTGATTCCGAGTCTTCCTAATAGTTCCGACATTTCAAAGTTATTCAATCATTAAaggtccagaaaaaaagcgagaagTACTTGCCATGTACGCATATTATTAAGAAACCGTCAAATTCGAGAGATTTAAAAGAGATTAATTCCATGACTTTCACTGATATGTGAGGGcactttaataaataattaataaaaagaagactTTGCAGAGAAGTAAGAAGTTCCGAATTATAATTGAAAATCATAACAATGCCAAAGTGAAGTGACTGATTCAATTAAGCAGCAATAGGTCGCAATACTAATAATTCCGTGAAGTCGGAGAATGGCGACGTTTCAGATCTGCATACTCGTCCGGCGTGGAGAACGACTTTAGCATCTTTACTACCTAAAGGTGGAACACTAACAAAGACATGCAACAACTATACATAGCTTAACAAAGTAACAAAGAACGTTTTCCACCTCGGTCATGGATGGTCTGTGCGATGGCGTTTTAGCGAATACGCGGGAGCTAAAGAACTCACGCAACCTCTCAGGACAATAAGTTGGAAACTTCAAATGCATTCCCCCAAGAACCTGCAAGAAGTTGTAGCGATACTTGCTgagaacagaaacaaaatgCTAACCGCAGCCTTGACTTCCGCGTTAGTGTGTCGGTCCCAAGGTTCAGCGCCATTCGCAAATATTTCATAAGCTAATACACCAAACGAGAACACATCAGACTTTAATGAAAACGCGAACGTAGCTATTGTTTCTGGTGCCAACCACCTAATAGGGAGTTTGATAGCACTTTTGAGCACATAGTGAGTGCCCATTCGTGAGAGGCCAAAATCACTTATCTTCACCTGCAAGTAGTAAAATCGCTCCAAGAATAATGAGATGAAGGAAACCACACAAAATCTCACCACTTTTTCCCTGGTAATCAAGCAGTTCCGAGCGGCAAGATCTCTGTGCATACACTGATTTAGATGAAGATATTCTACACCTGATGCTGCTCCAAGACACatgatgattttttctgtCACATCTATCCTTTCACCGTTTTGCCGAAGAAAATTATTGAGAGACCCTCCTATAAGAACTTGACTAGGATGGCAAAATCATTGCACATCTTTGCAAATACATCTCACGCCAACCAGTTACAAGCTCCAATATCAAGAGGAGAGGTTGCTCATCAACAGCGACACCGTAGGTTCGAACAATATTCTTGTGCTGAATGCTCTTGATTAAATTACATACATCTAGACATCTTTAAGAGCAATTGATGCTCACCCTAAAATGCCTCATAAGGCGTGCCTCCTTCatcatttctttgatttttgctttACATAAGTCTAAATCGGCTTTTGTCTAAAAGATTTGAATACCGCATAAGTTTCGACTTTTCATTAATAATAATCTACAGACCTGCTTCACGGCTACAGGGACAACTTTGCCAGATTTCGTCCTTAGAGTACCTTCTCGCACAATTCCGAACGCACCTTCACCGAGAAGACTACCTTGCCTGACGTCGGAGTGGTAATATTCCCAGGACTGTTGTCGTACAGGATGTTGAAGGATGAAGACTGTCTAAAACTAATAAGAGGTAGTCGTAATTGAAAGGTATCTAATCTGCTTAATTCCAGTATCTTACATCTTCAGACTAAACACACCTTAAAGAGATTGCCTGGGTTTTGTTTGTAATACTGGATTAGTTGATCCAGAGTGCTGAATAAATGTGTTGTCTCTACCATGTATTTCCCAAACGCACGACGTATAACGACGTTTTTGATCTAAACCAATCACTTGTAGTCATGTTTGCAACGTAGAATATAGACAAGTCACACTATGAGAAAGGTAGAAAAGAATAAGAGGCTTGAAGGAAACATTAAGAAGACCTCGCTATTAAATGTATTCACGAGAGAATTCCAGCAAGGGCTTTTAGCTTGGCTCGAATACTTGAATTACCTTGCCGCGTTTCTTTCCATACTTTTTACGacctagtttttcttctt
Coding sequences within it:
- a CDS encoding hypothetical protein (NECATOR_CHRIV.G16388.T1), which codes for MDGRPALSPLLSGDGRSGPIFSSPSHNDAAFDSEFERDLREFDFYHGFLPREDLIFLLHYVGEYLLRLSEVEAGSKEPARREIILSVVCEGTPDPLQLSDAMKRYEEMEEEKLGRKKYGKKRGKIKNVVIRRAFGKYMVETTHLFSTLDQLIQYYKQNPGNLFKTVFILQHPVRQQSWEYYHSDVRQGSLLGEGAFGIVREGTLRTKSGKVVPVAVKQTKADLDLCKAKIKEMMKEARLMRHFRHKNIVRTYGVAVDEQPLLLILELVTGGSLNNFLRQNGERIDVTEKIIMCLGAASGVEYLHLNQCMHRDLAARNCLITREKVVKISDFGLSRMGTHYVLKSAIKLPIRWLAPETIATFAFSLKSDVFSFGVLAYEIFANGAEPWDRHTNAEVKAAVLGGMHLKFPTYCPERLREFFSSRVFAKTPSHRPSMTEVVKMLKSFSTPDEYADLKRRHSPTSRNY